A stretch of the Chitinophaga sp. Cy-1792 genome encodes the following:
- a CDS encoding arylsulfatase codes for MKRIITAMAVCSLVFGSLYVSAQNKKPNIVLILVDDMGYADLGAYGSEIHTPNLDKLASEGLRLREFYNNSICAPTRASLLTGQYQHKAGVGYFDINLGLPAYQGYLNKESLTLAEVLRNGGYTTLMAGKWHVGNDSTAWPNQRGFDQYFGLIGGAANYYNANYLPLGGRSYPVIIEENNKRLHPPDDSYYFTDEIAGHAIKYLETTRNSNKPFFLYLAFNAPHWPLQALPEDINKYKGRYDIGWDSLQKQRILRQQQLGLLPAGQTIATRDTDVPDWNSLTWDEQQLWKKKMEVYAAMVDRMDQNVGKVLAKLKELKKDDNTLIIFISDNGAPAEDVAHGGKKAARNLGPVGTSGSFESQGKNWSFVSNTPFRAFKNFMYEGGISSPFIAWFPGHIKAGGIAAGGAHLIDIAPTFYEIAGVKYPEQYNGVHTNSLPGESLTGLLFKDQPLNRAAPIFWERAGNRAVRKGKWKLVSTFPSYRWELYDLEQDRGETNDLAAKNPQVVNELSAAYFEWAKRTGVVNYAELKQPALFEK; via the coding sequence ATGAAACGTATTATAACTGCAATGGCTGTATGCAGTCTGGTTTTCGGGTCGCTGTATGTATCTGCCCAAAACAAAAAACCTAATATTGTGCTCATCCTCGTAGATGATATGGGATACGCGGACCTTGGTGCCTATGGCTCTGAGATACATACCCCTAACCTCGACAAGCTTGCCAGCGAAGGGTTAAGACTCCGGGAATTCTATAATAACTCCATCTGTGCGCCTACACGGGCATCACTGCTCACCGGGCAATACCAGCACAAGGCAGGTGTTGGCTACTTTGATATCAACCTGGGACTGCCGGCCTACCAGGGCTACCTGAACAAGGAATCGCTGACACTGGCCGAAGTGCTCAGGAACGGCGGCTATACAACACTGATGGCAGGAAAATGGCACGTTGGCAACGATAGCACTGCCTGGCCCAATCAACGCGGCTTTGATCAATACTTTGGTTTAATCGGTGGAGCCGCCAATTATTATAATGCCAACTATCTCCCATTGGGCGGCAGGTCTTACCCGGTGATCATTGAAGAGAATAACAAACGCCTGCACCCACCTGACGACAGCTATTATTTTACAGATGAAATTGCCGGCCACGCCATCAAATACCTGGAAACAACCCGCAACAGCAACAAGCCCTTCTTCCTGTACCTGGCGTTCAATGCGCCACACTGGCCATTACAGGCCTTGCCGGAAGACATCAACAAATACAAAGGCCGCTATGATATTGGTTGGGACTCATTACAAAAACAAAGAATACTTCGCCAGCAGCAACTGGGGCTATTGCCAGCCGGCCAAACCATTGCCACCCGCGACACCGACGTTCCCGACTGGAATAGTCTGACCTGGGACGAGCAGCAACTCTGGAAGAAAAAGATGGAAGTCTATGCCGCCATGGTAGACCGCATGGACCAAAATGTGGGAAAAGTGCTGGCCAAATTAAAAGAATTAAAAAAAGATGATAATACGCTCATCATCTTCATATCCGACAATGGAGCACCAGCAGAAGATGTGGCACATGGCGGTAAAAAGGCCGCCAGAAACCTCGGCCCTGTAGGCACTTCCGGCTCTTTTGAATCGCAGGGAAAAAACTGGTCTTTTGTTTCCAACACGCCTTTCCGTGCGTTTAAAAACTTCATGTACGAAGGTGGTATCAGCTCTCCGTTTATTGCCTGGTTTCCGGGTCATATCAAAGCTGGCGGCATCGCCGCAGGTGGCGCCCACCTGATAGACATTGCCCCTACCTTTTATGAAATTGCCGGCGTAAAATATCCGGAGCAGTACAACGGCGTACACACCAACAGCTTACCTGGAGAGAGTCTGACAGGATTGTTATTCAAAGATCAGCCACTGAACAGGGCTGCTCCTATCTTCTGGGAACGTGCCGGCAACCGCGCCGTCAGGAAAGGTAAATGGAAACTGGTGTCCACGTTTCCTTCCTATCGCTGGGAGCTCTATGACCTGGAACAGGACAGAGGCGAAACCAACGACCTGGCAGCAAAAAATCCGCAGGTGGTGAATGAACTCAGCGCCGCCTATTTTGAATGGGCAAAGCGTACCGGTGTAGTGAATTATGCGGAGCTGAAGCAGCCGGCTTTGTTTGAGAAATAA